In one Verrucomicrobiota bacterium genomic region, the following are encoded:
- a CDS encoding nucleotidyltransferase family protein has product MHMPNAMAVVILAGGLATRLRPITEKIPKSLVEVAGKPFLDHQIALLRRYGLTDLVLCVGHLGEMIRDRYGDGSAWDVRLHYSFDGPKLLGTGGALKRALPLLGEGFLVLYGDSYLPVDYQAVVNAFRTANQPALMTVFANADAWDKSNVWWEDGRIKLYSKRAKLPQMQHIDYGLMVLTAPIFDPYDAEQPFDLAEPLEDLSRRGRLAGYEVRQRFYEIGSPAGLAELNELLRK; this is encoded by the coding sequence ATGCACATGCCGAACGCAATGGCGGTCGTGATCCTGGCCGGCGGGCTCGCCACCCGCCTGCGTCCCATCACGGAGAAAATTCCCAAGTCCCTGGTTGAAGTGGCCGGAAAACCGTTTCTGGACCATCAGATTGCGCTTCTGCGCCGGTACGGCCTGACCGACCTGGTTCTCTGCGTGGGACACCTCGGAGAAATGATCCGCGACCGTTATGGCGACGGTTCCGCCTGGGATGTGCGGCTGCATTACTCGTTTGATGGGCCGAAACTGCTCGGCACGGGAGGTGCCCTGAAGCGCGCGCTGCCGCTCCTCGGAGAAGGTTTCCTGGTCCTTTACGGCGATTCCTACCTGCCGGTCGATTACCAAGCCGTCGTCAACGCGTTCCGCACGGCGAACCAGCCGGCGCTGATGACCGTTTTCGCTAACGCTGATGCCTGGGATAAAAGCAACGTCTGGTGGGAAGACGGGCGCATCAAACTTTACAGCAAACGGGCAAAGCTTCCCCAGATGCAACACATCGATTACGGGCTGATGGTGCTCACCGCCCCAATCTTCGATCCCTACGACGCGGAGCAGCCCTTCGATCTGGCCGAACCGCTCGAAGACCTGTCCCGGCGCGGCCGGCTCGCCGGATACGAAGTGCGTCAACGCTTTTACGAGATCGGCTCGCCCGCAGGCCTGGCCGAACTCAACGAGCTCCTCCGGAAATAA